The genomic window TCACGTCACGTGTTGTCGAATAAATCACTGAAATATTTGGATACATCTCTTGTATTTTTTGACTATAATAAGTCAATTCATCGACAAGTGACGCTGCGTCTTCAAGTGGTGTGATACCGAGTAAATTGATGGCATCTAGTTTACCCGCAGAAAAAATATCAACAAACGGTAAGACTTTTTTATAAACATTTGATGCTTTTTCTAACGACCATAATTTTGCACGATAATTACTGTCAAAAGAAACTGTTACACCGCGTTCTTTTGCTCGTTTCATCAAATTACATGTTATAGTCACTAAATCCTCACTTAATGCAGGTGTGATTCCAGACACATGGAACAAGTCTACTCCGTCAAACATCGTATCATCTGCCCACATCGTCTCTCTTAGTTCTGCTAAACTTGAGTGCTTTCTGTCATATACCACACTAGTTGCTCTAGGACCTGCTCCTACTTCAACAAAATAAGCACCTAATCTGTCTCCAAAATAATAAACATCTGAGGTAGCCACACCATATTTATGAAAATGTTGTAATGCTCCTTGACCTAATGGGTTTTTGGGAACTACCGACAAAAGTGACACATCATGAGATAACCCACTTAGACCAATACTCACATTGGCTTCACTGCCACCATAATGGAAAAAAAGTCGTGAGCTATCTTCTAAGTGTTGACCTTTTTCAGTTGAATAACGAATTAATATTTCACCTAATGTGACAACTTTTCCCATGCTAGTTCCCTCTTATTTCATTTAGTTTTTTCACGTAAGTCTGAGCATTCTCAGTCACCACGTCATAATTATCTCCAGTTAATCCTTTAGTTAGATTGCTACCAATTCCAACAGCAAGCACACCATTATCAAACCATTCTTGCATGTTATCTAAACTCACACCACCAGTTGGCATTAAATTCACATGAGGAAGTGGTCCTTTCACGTCTTTAATAAAGCGTGGTCCCACAATATCTCCAGGAAACACTTTAATAATATCAACTCCATAAGCTAATGCTGTATTAATTTCAGTAATAGACATACATCCAGGTAAATAAGGTATCTGATACAAATTACATATTTGAGCTACATCGGCATCAAATGATGGACTCACGATAAAATCGGCACCTGATAAAATAGCTAATCTAGCTGTCGTCACATCTAAAACGGTACCAGCACCAATTACAACCGAATCATTTTCTTTGTATTCTTGTGCTAAGTCTTCAATCACACCACTCGCATTTGGTGTCGTATACGCCACTTCAATAGCTTTAATATCACCTGCAACTGTTGCTTTTGAAATATTAACACCATCTTCTTTTGAGTTTCCACGAATCACGGCTACTAACCCACATTGTTGTAATTTTGATAATACTTGTACTTTTTTCATCAAATTTCCTCTTTTCTTTGATTAACAAATTGGTACCAAAAGACACCTAATAACATCATAAAAATGGCTAATATAATAGCTGCCATGCCCCAGAATATGGTAAATGTTTGAGCAAGATACCCTGTAACGATTGGCATGGTGATGCCACCTAATCCACCAATCACTAATATCCAACCTAATGACATTGGATGTTTTTTAATGGATGAGCCTGCTATTGTCATAGCTGTTGGATAAATCCCACCCATTGAAATACCTAAACCTAATACTGATACTAAAATCATGGGGACACTGTTACTTGCAAGTAATAGCCCATAAAAAATGGCACTGCCAATACTAATAAGAGTAATCAATGTTCCCCGTGACAGGCGACTACCTAAGAAAACACAACCTAATCGACCAATTAAAATTCCTACCCATAATAACGATGAAATCATTTGAGATTGTTGGATAGTTAATAAATCAGACTGAATAAAATATGTCACCAACCAGCCTGTGATAGCAGATTCTGCACACAGATAGAAAAAGATAATGATAATCGTATTCCAAAACAGTGAATCTTTAAAAAACGAATAATCTTTTTCTTTAGTTGTTTGATCTTTTGCTAAGATGTCTCCTTCAATTGGCATATTAAAAAACATCATTTGAGAGACTACAATCAATCCTATAATTCCTACTAATAACCAACGCCATCCATTTAACCCAAATAACTGACCAAATAGAATCACTAAAAATGGCGATAACAACGCCCCAATTGCAAATAAACTATGTAAAAAATTTAATGCTGAAGGGTTACTATCTGTAATATCATTGACCGTCTTATTGTTGAAATTTGAAATACTTCCTCGACTAATTCCGGTAAAGAAAAAAGCAAATAAAAGTACCAATGGTGTTCCTACACCAATTATTAATAAAAAACCAATAATTACAAAACTACTTAAAAACAAAATCGATTTTTTCCGGCCATAATACAGCGGTAATATTCCAGCCACAAAACCAGCAATCAGATTCCCAGCTTGATGACTCGATAACAACATCCCACTGACTGTTTCGTTTAATGAATAAGCGTCACTCAATAACGGTAAAATCGACCCAAATACCATTGAGTACAACCCATTAACAAAAAATATAAAGAAACAACACCATAAAATATACTTATCAACTGCATTTAACTGTTTATAAAACGTCATTTTTTCTACTCTCTACCATCTTTCTATTTAAAATAAAAAAGTAGCACGAGAATCGTGCTACTCGCGTGATTAAGGCTGTTTTCCTATATACGCTAAAATTCCACCGTCCACATATAAAATGTGTCCGTTAACAAAATCAGATGCTTCAGATGCTAAGAAGACTGCTGATCCTTGTAAATCTTCAACCGTTCCCCAACGTGCAGCTGGTGTTTTGGCAATAATAAAGTCATTAAATGGATGACCTTCTTCACGTAATGGAGCTGTTTGAGGTGTGGCAATATAACCAGGCCCAATTCCATTACATTGGATGTTATGTTCACCAAATTCTGAACAAATGTTTTTCGTTAACATTTTTAATCCGCCTTTAGCAGCCGCATAAGCACTGACTGTTTCACGTCCTAATTCACTCATCATTGAGCAGATATTAATAATTTTGCCATGACCTTTTTTAATCATGCCCGGTAACACAGCTTTCGACATAATAAATGGACCATTTAAGTCAATATCAATGACTTGTCTAAAGTCTTCTACTGACATGTCTAACATTGGAATACGTTTGATGATTCCAGCATTGTTTACTAAAATATCAATCGTTCCAACTTCTTCTTCTATTTGTTTAACTGCTGCTTTCACTGCTGTTTCATCTGTTACATCAAATACATACCCTTTTGCGTCAATTCCTGCTGCTTTATAGTTTTCAGCACCTTGAGCCACTGATTCTTCATTGATACTGTTATATACAATCGTTGTGCCTGCTTCATGTAAGGCTTGAGCGATACCAAAACCAATACCGTAAATCCCACCTGTTACTAAAGCAACTTTTCCATCTAGTCTAAATGAATCCATTGAAAATTTTGTCATTTTCTACACCCCTATTATTTTAAGTCATCCATAGCGACCATATCCATGTCACCATATGTGATGTTTTCGCCACACATTGCCCAGATAAATGTATAATCTGCTGTTCCTACACCTGTATGGATTGACCAACTTGGTGAAATGGTTGCTTGTTCGTTACCCATTACTAAATGTTTTGTTTCATCTGGTTTACCCATAAAATGGAAAACTTTTGTATCTGGATCCATATCAAAGTATAGATAAGTTTCCATACGACGTTCATGTGTATGACATGGCATAGTGTTCCATGCTGATCCTTCAGCTAAAATCGTGTACCCCATTTGTAATTGACAACTTTCACAAACGTTTGGATGAATATATTGATAGATTTTACGTTTGTTTAATGTTGTTGATTCACCAGTTTCCATCGGTGTGATATTATCAATACTAATTTTCACATTTGGGTAAATTTTATGCGCTGGTACTGATACACAATAGAATTTCGCTGGATTACTTGCATCATCTGATTTGAATTGTACTTGTTTTGTTTCTTTACCTATATAGTAACCATCTTGTTTCTTCATAGGTTCTTCTGTGCCATTGATAATGATTGAACCAGGTCCACCAATATTAATCACGCCTAATTCACGACGCTCTAGAAAATAATCAACACCTAATTCTGTTGATAGTTTAATTTCTAATGTTTCATCAGTTGGTGTTACACCACCAAAAATCATGCGATCATTATGTGTGTAAGTGAGTAATACTTCTCCTGGGACAAATAACTTTTCAACTAAAAACTCTTCTCTTAGTTGTTCTGTTGAAAAATGACGAATCATTTCTGGACTGCTTCCGTATCTTGTTTCCATCTTCATGCTAAATTACCCCTTTTCTTATTTGGAAATAATATTTCTTATTAAGAAATTTATAAATTAATTATAGCGACTAAACAAAAAAATTGCAACCATTTTCATTAAAATAAAAAAAGTACACAATCAAGAAAAATCTTGATTGTGTACTACAGTGATGCTTATAAGAAAAATAGTATTTGCGATTGAAAGTTAACCCATAATATTACTGCTAATCCAATTTCTAAAATAAAGAAAAATAAGAATAGACCATCCATCACTAAAGTACTTCGTTGCCAATAACGTCTTTCTTTCTTTAAATCTTTAGTTAGAAAATATAAACCTAATCCTAAGTTAACGACTCCAACTATCGCTAGTACGTATACCCAGATTCTCGCGTCCATATATGTCCCCCTTATGCCAAATAGACATCTTTCTCATTGTTTTTTCTTTTACTAATAACAAAAATAAACCAGATCATGATTAGTAAGAAAATACCATTAAACATTAACCAATAATTGATTAACTCTCCTGTTTGAGGTAAACGTCCAGCTGTATGAGACGTCTTTGGCGGTTCTCCAGATTGATCACCACCAGTCGGAGGAACCACAGTAGGTTTATCAGGTTTCAATTCTGTATCTTTGGTAAAGCCTATACTTACAGGCGTTTCTTCAGAATTATCTGCTAACACAGACACACTACAAGTAATGAATGATAGTACCAAGGTAAATACTGTCAATATAAGATATCTTTTCTTCATCTGCCTTTTCACCTACTCACTTGTTTTACGTTTTTTTTTCTTTTTAGTCACAGTTTTTGGTTTTGCTTTATTATGCCAACGTGATTCTGTTACTCTTGCTAGTAACAATATAACATTTAAAATAAATGTTATTATGATCAAAATAATCATTTTTTTAGAAATTGTAAACTTATTTACAGAATCTTTATTGACTTTGTCTGCTGATGCTGAGTCAATCGTAAAATCTTCATCCCATTTCCAGTTTCTCTCACCTGACTGCGCAGTAATATGCATGGTATATTTACCAGGTTTGATTGGATCCATCCCCCAAGGAATACCAAAATCAAAGTTTGAATTAGGTGCAAGTGATCGATCGGTCATTTTTAATTCTTTGATAACTGTTTTAGACCCTTTTTCAGTCATCTTTGCTTGAATTGTTAATCGAGGTAAGATTTTAGGTTCAGGATTTTGAAATTTAATATTGATTACCTTTGATCCGTTATCTAAGCCAGGTTTAATACTTTTTAATTTTAAATCTGCATCTTCATTATATGCAGTACGATCTTCTGATAATAGTAGCCCAACCTTATAACCATAACGATTAGAAATACCAGCTTTTTTCTTAGTGTCTTTATCGTCCGACTTCATAAATGTTATCGCACCCAACTTAATACCCGAAAAAGCTTCTTTTGGTGGGTGAATCTTAATTTTCACTATTTTTTCTTCGAAATTTTTAACAGTGATATGTTGTTCATCTTTAGGAATAGTTACCATTGTAGTTAAAGGAACTTTTAGTGATTCGTCCAGTACTGGTTTTTCCTGACCGTAATCAATGATTCCTGCAGAACTGGTCACTGCATTGGTTAACCCTAAATCAACAGTAACTGGATTTTCTGATAGACTTTTAACTTTCACACTTATTTCTTGCTCTTTGTCTGGTTCTACCACTAAATGATAATATGAGGCATCTTTATCTAATTGATTATCTGGTATAATCGGCTCAACTGTGAAGCCAATTTCGGATTGATTGTCTTGAGCATATACGTTTAATATGCCAAAATTTATTCCTAGTACCACTATCCCAATTATTACTATCAACTGGCTTTTCCATCGTTTTATCTCCATGTGCGTCCTCCTGAAACATCATTCTTTTCCTTTAAAATACGAAGACTCAATCACTCCTATAAACAGAAGTGATTGAGAATCATTAATCTTTCGGCGTCAAATCTAGTGACCAAGTAATGGTTCCTTCATACTGTTCATTTGGTTTACCTGTGTTTTCAGGAACAATCAATTTCATATCATTAATCCATGTATTGTAGGATGTCGGACTTTGATTATCGTCTGTAACACTATACAATATTTGACTTGAATTGTCTGTTGGTAACACCACTTTTTTATTCACATAATCAATTCCATTGATTGGCAAATTAGCATCGGTTGTAGACGTGATATCAAATTGATAACGTGCTCGACCTAAATTATCTAACTTGTCGCTTTCTAGCTGACTTGCTTGTACACTTAAACTCCAAGAACTTTTTTGCTCACGGTCATCTCTTATTTCAACGTTCTTTATATCAGATGTTGTTGGTTTTATTATTTGAGTAATGTCTTTAACCGCATTTTTACTACCAAAATCATACAAATCTGGCACTTTTACTAAATGAAGTGCACTTTGACGTCCCCAAATATATGTT from Vagococcus martis includes these protein-coding regions:
- the kduI gene encoding 5-dehydro-4-deoxy-D-glucuronate isomerase, which translates into the protein METRYGSSPEMIRHFSTEQLREEFLVEKLFVPGEVLLTYTHNDRMIFGGVTPTDETLEIKLSTELGVDYFLERRELGVINIGGPGSIIINGTEEPMKKQDGYYIGKETKQVQFKSDDASNPAKFYCVSVPAHKIYPNVKISIDNITPMETGESTTLNKRKIYQYIHPNVCESCQLQMGYTILAEGSAWNTMPCHTHERRMETYLYFDMDPDTKVFHFMGKPDETKHLVMGNEQATISPSWSIHTGVGTADYTFIWAMCGENITYGDMDMVAMDDLK
- a CDS encoding MFS transporter, translated to MTFYKQLNAVDKYILWCCFFIFFVNGLYSMVFGSILPLLSDAYSLNETVSGMLLSSHQAGNLIAGFVAGILPLYYGRKKSILFLSSFVIIGFLLIIGVGTPLVLLFAFFFTGISRGSISNFNNKTVNDITDSNPSALNFLHSLFAIGALLSPFLVILFGQLFGLNGWRWLLVGIIGLIVVSQMMFFNMPIEGDILAKDQTTKEKDYSFFKDSLFWNTIIIIFFYLCAESAITGWLVTYFIQSDLLTIQQSQMISSLLWVGILIGRLGCVFLGSRLSRGTLITLISIGSAIFYGLLLASNSVPMILVSVLGLGISMGGIYPTAMTIAGSSIKKHPMSLGWILVIGGLGGITMPIVTGYLAQTFTIFWGMAAIILAIFMMLLGVFWYQFVNQRKEEI
- a CDS encoding DUF916 and DUF3324 domain-containing protein, yielding MEIKRWKSQLIVIIGIVVLGINFGILNVYAQDNQSEIGFTVEPIIPDNQLDKDASYYHLVVEPDKEQEISVKVKSLSENPVTVDLGLTNAVTSSAGIIDYGQEKPVLDESLKVPLTTMVTIPKDEQHITVKNFEEKIVKIKIHPPKEAFSGIKLGAITFMKSDDKDTKKKAGISNRYGYKVGLLLSEDRTAYNEDADLKLKSIKPGLDNGSKVINIKFQNPEPKILPRLTIQAKMTEKGSKTVIKELKMTDRSLAPNSNFDFGIPWGMDPIKPGKYTMHITAQSGERNWKWDEDFTIDSASADKVNKDSVNKFTISKKMIILIIITFILNVILLLARVTESRWHNKAKPKTVTKKKKKRKTSE
- a CDS encoding bifunctional 4-hydroxy-2-oxoglutarate aldolase/2-dehydro-3-deoxy-phosphogluconate aldolase, whose translation is MKKVQVLSKLQQCGLVAVIRGNSKEDGVNISKATVAGDIKAIEVAYTTPNASGVIEDLAQEYKENDSVVIGAGTVLDVTTARLAILSGADFIVSPSFDADVAQICNLYQIPYLPGCMSITEINTALAYGVDIIKVFPGDIVGPRFIKDVKGPLPHVNLMPTGGVSLDNMQEWFDNGVLAVGIGSNLTKGLTGDNYDVVTENAQTYVKKLNEIRGN
- a CDS encoding gluconate 5-dehydrogenase; translation: MTKFSMDSFRLDGKVALVTGGIYGIGFGIAQALHEAGTTIVYNSINEESVAQGAENYKAAGIDAKGYVFDVTDETAVKAAVKQIEEEVGTIDILVNNAGIIKRIPMLDMSVEDFRQVIDIDLNGPFIMSKAVLPGMIKKGHGKIINICSMMSELGRETVSAYAAAKGGLKMLTKNICSEFGEHNIQCNGIGPGYIATPQTAPLREEGHPFNDFIIAKTPAARWGTVEDLQGSAVFLASEASDFVNGHILYVDGGILAYIGKQP
- a CDS encoding sugar kinase, translating into MGKVVTLGEILIRYSTEKGQHLEDSSRLFFHYGGSEANVSIGLSGLSHDVSLLSVVPKNPLGQGALQHFHKYGVATSDVYYFGDRLGAYFVEVGAGPRATSVVYDRKHSSLAELRETMWADDTMFDGVDLFHVSGITPALSEDLVTITCNLMKRAKERGVTVSFDSNYRAKLWSLEKASNVYKKVLPFVDIFSAGKLDAINLLGITPLEDAASLVDELTYYSQKIQEMYPNISVIYSTTRDVISTDENYLQGNLWFDGHLYQSRNFHIPYIVDRIGGGDAFSSGMLHRLLTQDDPQHSIEFATGMSVLKHTYSGDSLYISKDEVEQFINSDSSKINR
- a CDS encoding LPXTG cell wall anchor domain-containing protein, which translates into the protein MKKRYLILTVFTLVLSFITCSVSVLADNSEETPVSIGFTKDTELKPDKPTVVPPTGGDQSGEPPKTSHTAGRLPQTGELINYWLMFNGIFLLIMIWFIFVISKRKNNEKDVYLA